ACCAACTCAAACCTTGTCGCGGACGAAAGGAGAAGAGTCTCGAGTGTTCCCCTTTCCTTTTCCCCCGCAGTCAGGTCTATGGCCGGATACATTGCCCCCGTTAGAGCAAGGATCAAGATCAAATAGGGAAGGACCATTGCTGCTATCATTGCGCCTACCTTCTCCTTGCTGGCGAGGCTGATCGTGCTGATGTCAACAGGCTCGATGAAACCTTTTGTCAGGCCTTCTTCTGCCAGACGGTCCCCAACGATTGAATCCCCATACTGAGCAATCAGATCTTCTATCCTTTTTGCACCGGACTCGGACTTGATCTGCGTAGCATCATAGAATATGGAGACTTTCGCACTTGAGCCTTGTTCCAGCTTTGCCTGAAAATCCTCTGGTATTGACACCGCCACTTCTATTCTCTTTTCCTTGATCGCTGATTCGTAATCTGGCTCTTCAACTATTTCTACCCCAGCATTTGACTCCAGCACGGCCATAATAGAAGGAGCGTTTTCCTGCCCAACGACCACGGCTCTGGCAACGGCTCTTTCAACCTTCGCCATTTGAATACCCATGATGGCACCGAACCCCATGGCGAGGACAGGAATGAGAAGTATGGGTACCACAATCATAGAGATGATCGTTCGGCGGTCTCTCAAGGAATCAATCATCTCCTTTTTGTAGACCGTTCGGATATTCCTGAGGTTCATCGCTCTTCACCTACAATGGCAATGAAGGCATCCTCAAGCTCATTGGTGCTCGTCTGTTTCAAAAGGTCTTCCAGAGTTCCAGAGCCTTTTATCTTACCCTGGTGTATGATGGCAATGTCATCGCATAGCTTTTCCGCTTCTGACATAATATGTGTGGAGAACACCGTGCACTTGCCAGCAAGTCTGCAGTTTTCGATGAACCTGACCACAATACGTCTCGCCATAATGTCCAGTCCTGCCGTCGGCTCATCCAGAATCATGACAGGGGGATCATGTACTATTGTTCTGGCTATAGAAACACGTTGTTTCATTCCGCCAGAAAGCTTCCCGCACCTGACCCCGGCGTAATTTTCCATTTCCAGCATACTGAACACCTCGGCCGTTCTCGATTCTATTGCCTTCTCACTCATCCCACTCAGTCGACCGAAATAGTAGAGTATCTCTTTTGGGGTCAGCCTGTGATAGAGCTTGGTATCTCCTGATAGGAACCCGATTTGAGACCTCACTTTCCCGGGCTCTCGTACAAGGT
This genomic interval from candidate division TA06 bacterium contains the following:
- a CDS encoding ABC transporter permease yields the protein MNLRNIRTVYKKEMIDSLRDRRTIISMIVVPILLIPVLAMGFGAIMGIQMAKVERAVARAVVVGQENAPSIMAVLESNAGVEIVEEPDYESAIKEKRIEVAVSIPEDFQAKLEQGSSAKVSIFYDATQIKSESGAKRIEDLIAQYGDSIVGDRLAEEGLTKGFIEPVDISTISLASKEKVGAMIAAMVLPYLILILALTGAMYPAIDLTAGEKERGTLETLLLSSATRFELVMGKFLAVFSASFVTAVLASVSMLATLKGGLGALARVGEEVSLAISPFSLLVIFFMMIPVCCFFSAILISISLFAKSYKEATSYLSPLLTLLIIPAVVSILPGTEMGAKVNLIPILNTSLAFKDVLMGHINWQYLGVVFLVNVVLAFLTLLRAVTLFNRESVLFRA
- a CDS encoding ATP-binding cassette domain-containing protein; the encoded protein is MIKTHSLTKLFRDRRRGVVRAVDGLDIECKAGRVFGLLGPNGAGKTTTLRVLATILAPTSGTATINGCDLVREPGKVRSQIGFLSGDTKLYHRLTPKEILYYFGRLSGMSEKAIESRTAEVFSMLEMENYAGVRCGKLSGGMKQRVSIARTIVHDPPVMILDEPTAGLDIMARRIVVRFIENCRLAGKCTVFSTHIMSEAEKLCDDIAIIHQGKIKGSGTLEDLLKQTSTNELEDAFIAIVGEER